From the Candidatus Krumholzibacteriota bacterium genome, one window contains:
- a CDS encoding bifunctional homocysteine S-methyltransferase/methylenetetrahydrofolate reductase, producing the protein MKVELGKMLDEGCVIFDGAMGTMLYDRGVFINRCFDEINLSNPDMVKNIHREYIKAGADIIETNTFGANKFKLKLHGIEDKVRNINKTGALLAREAAGDSALVAGSIGPLGIKIEPWGPTSNLEAQEVFKSQAESLLEGKIDLFILETFADLNEIHQAINAVKGICDLPVIAQMTLQKDGLGLYGTELSVFTRRLDSWGADVIGVNCTVGPKVMLEAVKKLASSTDKYISVQPNAGVPQNVNDRNIYMVSPEYLAEYAVRFVKAGANIVGGCCGTTPKHINAIYKSLREGSPPRVIHIEKQTKEETFRQETIVPASEKSRLSSLVTRGKFVKIVELVPPRGFDTGGILRSAEKLSEFGVNAINIPDSPRATSRMSALSLAVLIEKEIGIESLLHYCCRDRNILGMQSDLLGAQALGLRNLLIITGDPIKTYDYPDATAVFDIDSIGLMNVVRKLNHGYDIGDRKLKTPTSLFAGVGVNPGAIDFEEELKRFYWKVDAGAEFAVTQPVFDIDIFVKFFKATEHMDIPVIAGIWPLSSYRNAEFMNNELPGVTVPEDIMKRMKEARSGKEATREGVKIASELLEELKPMIAGAQISAPFNKHALALQVLDSID; encoded by the coding sequence ATGAAAGTTGAACTAGGCAAGATGCTCGACGAAGGGTGCGTTATATTCGACGGCGCCATGGGCACGATGTTGTATGACAGAGGGGTTTTTATAAACAGATGCTTCGATGAAATCAATCTATCCAATCCTGATATGGTAAAGAATATTCATCGCGAATACATTAAGGCCGGAGCAGATATAATTGAAACTAACACATTCGGCGCTAATAAATTTAAACTGAAGCTACACGGGATTGAAGACAAAGTACGCAACATAAATAAAACGGGTGCTTTACTAGCCCGTGAGGCGGCTGGTGACAGCGCTCTTGTGGCTGGTTCGATCGGTCCTCTAGGAATAAAGATAGAGCCCTGGGGCCCAACATCTAACCTCGAAGCTCAAGAGGTATTCAAATCACAAGCAGAATCACTACTGGAAGGAAAGATTGATCTTTTTATTCTTGAAACTTTTGCCGACCTCAACGAAATCCACCAGGCGATAAACGCGGTAAAGGGAATTTGTGATCTTCCTGTAATTGCTCAGATGACACTCCAGAAAGACGGTTTGGGTCTATACGGCACAGAACTCTCCGTATTTACAAGGAGGCTTGACAGCTGGGGGGCTGACGTAATAGGAGTTAACTGCACTGTAGGTCCTAAAGTTATGCTCGAAGCTGTAAAGAAACTTGCCTCCTCGACTGATAAATATATATCCGTACAGCCAAATGCCGGAGTTCCCCAGAATGTCAATGACAGAAATATTTATATGGTATCACCTGAATATCTCGCTGAATACGCCGTAAGGTTTGTCAAAGCTGGCGCAAATATTGTCGGGGGATGCTGCGGGACAACCCCAAAACATATAAATGCTATATATAAAAGCCTTCGTGAAGGATCCCCTCCAAGGGTAATTCATATAGAAAAACAAACGAAAGAGGAAACCTTCAGGCAGGAGACAATAGTTCCTGCTTCAGAAAAATCACGCCTCTCATCCCTTGTAACCCGAGGTAAGTTTGTCAAAATAGTAGAACTCGTTCCGCCAAGGGGCTTTGACACAGGCGGTATCCTGCGCTCAGCGGAAAAACTTTCCGAATTCGGTGTTAACGCTATTAATATCCCCGACAGCCCCAGAGCTACATCAAGAATGAGCGCACTTTCTCTTGCCGTGCTTATTGAAAAAGAGATCGGTATTGAATCATTGCTGCACTACTGCTGCCGAGACCGGAATATACTCGGTATGCAGTCTGATCTTCTGGGGGCCCAGGCTCTTGGACTTAGAAATTTATTGATTATAACAGGTGACCCTATAAAAACTTATGACTATCCAGACGCTACCGCGGTATTTGATATAGATTCAATCGGATTGATGAATGTAGTTCGAAAATTAAACCACGGCTATGACATAGGAGACAGAAAACTTAAAACACCCACCTCCCTGTTTGCCGGTGTTGGAGTAAATCCAGGGGCAATTGATTTCGAAGAAGAGTTGAAGAGATTTTACTGGAAGGTTGACGCTGGAGCTGAATTTGCAGTAACTCAGCCTGTTTTTGATATTGACATCTTTGTAAAGTTCTTTAAAGCAACGGAACATATGGATATCCCTGTAATAGCGGGAATATGGCCTTTGTCTAGTTATAGAAACGCTGAATTTATGAATAATGAGCTTCCGGGAGTAACTGTTCCCGAGGATATAATGAAACGTATGAAAGAAGCCAGGAGTGGTAAAGAGGCTACACGTGAAGGTGTCAAAATCGCATCCGAACTACTTGAAGAACTTAAACCTATGATAGCCGGCGCCCAAATAAGCGCTCCATTTAACAAACACGCTCTGGCGCTGCAAGTTCTTGATTCAATCGATTGA
- the dapF gene encoding diaminopimelate epimerase has translation MIKMEKKIPFSKMHGAGNDFIVIDDMDETFKSSPAMISALCDRHFGIGGDGLILVQPSEDASFRMVYYNNDGSRAEMCGNGARCAAKFAFDNSIINEYFEFETDSGIIEGKIGKGKVTISLGDVSGVKLNIDIGEVAPEFSFALAGVPHAVLISDNAREISRKDFLSIISPVRYNHMFEPHGTNVNIVKVINKNYIFYRTYERGVEDETLACGTGAVAIAVITSHLGMTESPVSCETSGGDVLTVSFDKTDSGAQNCLLSGPAVESFSGHYSADHYRRLL, from the coding sequence ATGATTAAGATGGAAAAAAAGATTCCTTTTTCAAAGATGCACGGCGCGGGAAATGACTTTATTGTAATAGATGATATGGATGAAACATTTAAATCATCACCCGCCATGATATCAGCTCTGTGCGACAGGCATTTCGGCATAGGGGGCGACGGCTTGATTCTGGTTCAGCCCTCTGAAGATGCTTCTTTCAGGATGGTATATTATAATAACGACGGCAGCAGGGCCGAGATGTGCGGAAACGGAGCAAGATGCGCGGCGAAATTTGCCTTTGATAATTCGATTATAAATGAATATTTCGAATTTGAAACTGATTCCGGGATAATTGAAGGGAAGATTGGAAAGGGGAAAGTTACAATATCACTGGGCGATGTCTCCGGTGTAAAACTGAACATAGATATTGGAGAAGTTGCTCCTGAATTTTCATTTGCCTTGGCCGGTGTTCCGCACGCGGTATTGATTTCCGATAATGCTAGAGAAATATCAAGGAAGGATTTTCTATCTATAATTAGTCCCGTAAGATACAATCACATGTTTGAACCCCATGGAACGAATGTTAATATAGTAAAGGTGATTAATAAAAATTATATATTTTACAGAACATATGAAAGAGGGGTAGAGGATGAAACACTGGCTTGCGGAACAGGAGCAGTCGCTATAGCGGTAATAACATCACATTTAGGAATGACAGAGTCTCCAGTATCGTGTGAAACCTCCGGAGGGGATGTTTTGACCGTAAGTTTTGATAAAACTGATTCAGGCGCCCAGAATTGTCTGCTGTCAGGCCCCGCTGTAGAGTCTTTCAGTGGTCATTACTCCGCTGATCATTACAGAAGATTACTTTAA
- a CDS encoding Ig-like domain-containing protein: MRHFTWYLSSTLFLVFACAVMEPPTGGPEDKTPPELIEIKPAENSTGVSRTKKVEIIFSEKLDSESLRKRIIVYPEVTFKKIDVSGNRVEIQFEELLPETTLSFYLKKGYTDNHNVESERSEIFYFSTADSLEKGIITGDIKFKNIVAEDGIAKLTSSEPDTFEHLYQKPELRTAEADENGSFSFRYLPTDSSGFRIWAFVDTDNNGDFSASKEFYIIHPDTIYLTGLNSIYSNFVLNIIDPDEPGKINGIIKNSTSFDKIITMRLRNVSEDKKDYEVFADSAGVYKFESVLPGDYLLSAFIDINDDSTKGYYADPEDSSLTHEEPGISLRDTINLKPAEIEEIENLELGND, encoded by the coding sequence TTGAGGCATTTCACCTGGTATTTATCAAGTACCCTTTTTCTAGTTTTCGCGTGTGCTGTCATGGAACCTCCAACCGGCGGTCCGGAGGATAAGACACCGCCGGAATTAATTGAAATAAAACCGGCGGAAAATTCTACAGGCGTCAGCAGAACAAAAAAGGTTGAAATTATCTTCAGTGAGAAACTGGATTCTGAAAGTTTGAGGAAAAGAATAATCGTTTATCCGGAAGTAACTTTCAAGAAGATAGATGTGAGCGGCAACAGGGTTGAAATCCAATTTGAAGAATTACTGCCGGAAACAACCCTCTCTTTTTACCTCAAAAAAGGTTATACGGATAACCACAACGTAGAATCCGAGAGAAGCGAAATTTTCTATTTCTCGACAGCAGATTCGCTGGAAAAGGGAATAATAACTGGTGACATTAAATTCAAGAATATAGTTGCAGAAGACGGAATAGCAAAATTGACAAGCTCAGAGCCTGATACTTTTGAACATTTATATCAGAAGCCGGAATTAAGAACTGCCGAAGCAGATGAGAATGGAAGTTTTTCCTTCCGGTACCTGCCCACAGACAGTTCAGGTTTCAGGATATGGGCATTTGTCGATACCGATAATAATGGTGATTTCTCTGCTTCCAAGGAATTCTATATTATTCACCCGGACACCATATATCTTACTGGACTAAACAGTATTTACAGCAACTTTGTTTTAAATATAATAGACCCTGATGAACCTGGAAAAATAAATGGCATAATCAAGAATAGTACAAGTTTTGATAAGATCATCACTATGAGACTAAGGAATGTCAGTGAAGATAAGAAGGATTATGAAGTTTTTGCTGATTCTGCCGGGGTTTACAAATTTGAAAGTGTTCTGCCCGGAGATTATCTGTTATCCGCGTTTATAGATATAAATGATGACAGTACGAAAGGATATTATGCAGATCCGGAAGATTCCAGTTTAACACATGAAGAACCGGGCATAAGCCTGCGGGACACAATTAATCTCAAACCCGCTGAGATTGAAGAGATAGAAAACCTTGAACTTGGAAATGATTAA
- the argF gene encoding ornithine carbamoyltransferase codes for MKLSKKDFVSLRDFSRDELVAIMDLCKEQKPKAKNFSLKQTHPGRVLGCIFHKPSLRTRVSFEIAIRQLGGSSLYLTDRELGIGSREAPKDVAEVLSRYLDAIQIRTFSQEMVDDLAKYASVPVINGLTDLLHPCQVLGDIFTITEKLGSIDGKKVVFIGDGNNVSRSWLNAASRFDFKFVLSSPKGYNISPTFLEELKSDGNPDFEYIENPFDAVKDADVVYADVWTSMGQEDEEKKRMEEFKSYQVNDKLMEHTNSDSLFMHCLPAHRGLEVTDSVIDGKHSVVYDEAENRLHIQRAIIALLIPSESEL; via the coding sequence ATGAAATTGAGTAAAAAGGACTTTGTTTCTTTAAGGGATTTCTCCCGCGATGAACTTGTAGCTATAATGGATCTGTGCAAAGAGCAGAAACCTAAGGCTAAGAATTTCTCCTTAAAACAAACTCACCCCGGGCGTGTCCTGGGCTGCATTTTTCATAAACCGAGTCTGAGAACAAGAGTTAGTTTTGAAATAGCAATAAGGCAGCTTGGAGGTTCGAGTCTTTATTTGACGGACAGAGAATTAGGGATAGGTTCGAGAGAAGCGCCGAAAGATGTAGCAGAAGTTCTTTCAAGGTACCTTGATGCTATACAGATAAGAACATTCAGCCAGGAAATGGTTGACGACCTTGCCAAGTACGCGAGCGTACCAGTTATAAACGGTTTGACAGACCTTCTTCACCCGTGCCAGGTGCTTGGAGATATATTTACAATCACTGAAAAACTTGGTTCAATTGACGGGAAAAAGGTTGTCTTTATAGGTGATGGAAATAATGTTTCGAGAAGCTGGCTGAATGCCGCGTCCAGATTTGACTTTAAATTCGTTTTGTCTTCTCCTAAGGGATACAATATATCTCCCACTTTTCTCGAAGAATTAAAATCTGACGGAAATCCGGACTTTGAATACATAGAAAACCCATTTGATGCCGTCAAAGACGCGGATGTTGTGTATGCTGACGTTTGGACAAGCATGGGACAGGAGGATGAGGAGAAAAAACGAATGGAAGAGTTTAAGTCCTACCAGGTAAATGATAAACTAATGGAACATACTAACAGTGATTCCCTTTTTATGCATTGTCTTCCCGCTCATAGAGGGCTTGAGGTCACAGACTCTGTAATCGACGGTAAACACTCAGTTGTCTACGATGAAGCGGAAAACAGGCTGCATATCCAGAGAGCTATTATAGCCCTGCTGATACCCTCAGAAAGTGAGTTATAG
- the hslU gene encoding ATP-dependent protease ATPase subunit HslU, whose translation MDKLIPKKIVEELDKYIIGQNEAKKSVAIALRNRWRRRNVEGDIKDEIMPNNIIMIGPTGVGKTEVARRLANLAGSPFVKVEATKFTEIGYVGRDVELMIRDLVSIAISTEKEKMFEEIEEIAHQNMINRILDLLLPASDKAPESSDAEMEERRERTKEKLRKKLINGDLDERQITVKAVDKATPMIEVFSGSGIEEMGFNIPEGLKKMFPDKKKNKAVSVGEAKEILLSEEKEKLLDMEKVVSLAIKAVEETGIVFIDEIDKIAKSGGGSGPDVSREGVQRDILPIVEGSSINTKYGTVKTDHILFMAAGAFHMSKPSDLIPELQGRFPIRVELDSLTAEDFEKILTEPKNALIKQYSAMIATEECKINFTGKAIKEIANMAFKANQKMENIGARRLHTVLTTLLEDILFELPSKEMNEITITAEEVREKLEKIVKDDDMARYVL comes from the coding sequence ATGGATAAACTTATTCCAAAGAAAATAGTCGAAGAACTGGATAAATATATTATCGGACAGAATGAAGCTAAAAAGTCTGTCGCGATAGCCCTGAGAAACAGATGGAGAAGAAGAAATGTCGAGGGTGACATTAAAGATGAAATAATGCCGAATAATATTATTATGATAGGCCCAACCGGTGTTGGTAAAACGGAAGTTGCCAGAAGGCTCGCGAATCTGGCCGGTTCTCCTTTTGTAAAGGTGGAAGCTACCAAATTTACTGAAATTGGTTATGTCGGCAGGGATGTCGAACTGATGATCAGAGACCTTGTTTCCATAGCAATAAGTACTGAAAAGGAGAAAATGTTTGAGGAGATAGAGGAAATAGCCCATCAAAACATGATCAACAGAATTCTTGACTTGCTTTTGCCCGCTTCAGATAAAGCCCCAGAATCATCTGACGCGGAGATGGAGGAAAGAAGAGAGAGAACAAAGGAAAAACTTAGAAAAAAATTGATAAACGGAGACCTCGACGAAAGACAGATAACAGTCAAAGCAGTTGACAAAGCAACGCCTATGATCGAGGTATTCTCAGGAAGCGGAATAGAGGAGATGGGATTTAATATACCTGAAGGTTTAAAGAAGATGTTTCCTGATAAAAAGAAAAACAAAGCAGTTTCGGTCGGAGAGGCAAAAGAGATTTTGTTGAGTGAAGAAAAGGAAAAATTGCTGGATATGGAAAAAGTTGTTTCTCTCGCTATCAAAGCTGTTGAAGAAACGGGGATCGTTTTTATAGACGAGATTGACAAAATAGCAAAATCTGGCGGAGGCAGCGGCCCTGATGTTTCAAGAGAAGGGGTGCAGAGAGACATTCTCCCAATTGTAGAGGGTTCTTCAATAAACACAAAATATGGCACCGTAAAGACAGACCATATACTTTTTATGGCGGCTGGCGCTTTTCACATGTCAAAACCTTCAGACCTGATACCTGAGCTTCAGGGTAGATTTCCAATTAGAGTAGAACTGGATTCTCTAACCGCCGAAGACTTTGAAAAAATTCTTACAGAGCCAAAAAACGCGCTTATTAAACAGTATAGCGCTATGATAGCGACAGAAGAATGCAAAATTAACTTTACCGGGAAAGCTATCAAAGAGATTGCAAATATGGCTTTTAAAGCAAATCAGAAAATGGAGAATATCGGCGCCAGACGTCTGCATACCGTATTGACTACACTGCTTGAAGATATTCTTTTTGAACTGCCTTCAAAAGAGATGAATGAAATCACAATTACCGCTGAAGAGGTAAGAGAGAAGCTTGAAAAAATTGTAAAAGATGATGACATGGCAAGATATGTCCTTTAG
- the hslV gene encoding ATP-dependent protease subunit HslV — protein sequence MFKGTTILGVRRGKHYAIGGDGQVTFGDTVMKHGAVKVKQITENSVLAGFAGSTADAMTLFTKFEGKIEQYSGNIMKAAVEMAKEWRSDKILRHLEALLAVMDKKHSLIISGKGDVVEPDDGILAIGSGGPYALAAARAYINETKLGAEDIVRKSLEIASEICIYTNSSITTLSF from the coding sequence ATGTTTAAGGGAACTACAATACTGGGTGTGCGTCGCGGCAAACATTACGCGATTGGAGGTGACGGACAGGTCACATTCGGGGATACTGTGATGAAGCACGGAGCGGTTAAGGTAAAGCAGATAACGGAAAACTCCGTATTAGCCGGTTTTGCAGGCAGTACGGCGGATGCCATGACATTATTTACTAAATTTGAAGGTAAAATAGAACAGTACAGCGGAAATATAATGAAAGCGGCAGTGGAGATGGCGAAGGAATGGAGAAGCGATAAGATACTCCGCCATCTAGAGGCACTTCTGGCTGTTATGGACAAAAAGCATTCATTGATAATTTCCGGAAAAGGGGACGTCGTTGAACCTGATGACGGAATTCTGGCAATTGGCTCAGGAGGACCTTACGCGCTCGCGGCCGCCAGGGCATATATTAATGAGACAAAATTGGGAGCTGAGGATATAGTGAGAAAATCACTTGAAATAGCCTCTGAAATATGTATTTACACAAACAGCAGTATAACTACTCTCTCCTTTTGA
- a CDS encoding tyrosine recombinase XerC — protein sequence MLLYKALKEYLVYLGIERSVSDQTLRAYQCDIKQFFEYIEAQISENASLVDIDYLTVKSFLALLLKKGYSKSSVARKSASLKSLFFFCKQRGFIEHNPTIGLQTPKADKELPVFANLKAIERIMDLPDLNNSKGLRDKAILELLYGTGMRLSELTGCNIGSCNFEKGIIRVLGKRSKERYLPLSGKASDSLKLYLKEAHNAPETACRSRQKFLEFFKGNLDKPLFLGRKNRRISNRTIQRIVRKYLICAANLSKLSPHVLRHSFATHLLDAGADLRAVQELLGHVNLSTTQIYTHITTEKLREVYDQAHPRALDK from the coding sequence ATGCTATTATATAAAGCTTTGAAGGAATATTTGGTTTACCTTGGAATCGAAAGAAGTGTCTCTGATCAGACACTCAGGGCGTACCAGTGTGATATAAAGCAATTTTTTGAATATATTGAGGCGCAGATTTCAGAAAACGCGAGCCTCGTGGATATCGACTACTTGACAGTAAAATCATTTCTAGCCCTGCTGTTAAAGAAGGGGTATTCAAAAAGCAGTGTTGCGAGAAAATCCGCGTCACTGAAGAGTCTTTTCTTTTTTTGTAAGCAGAGAGGCTTTATCGAGCATAATCCAACAATCGGGCTTCAGACTCCTAAAGCTGATAAAGAACTTCCAGTCTTCGCGAATCTTAAAGCTATAGAGAGAATTATGGATCTACCGGATTTGAATAATAGTAAAGGACTGCGAGACAAAGCAATATTGGAACTTTTGTATGGTACTGGGATGCGACTTTCTGAGCTTACGGGTTGTAACATAGGAAGCTGTAATTTTGAAAAAGGCATCATAAGGGTTTTGGGCAAAAGAAGTAAGGAAAGATATTTACCTCTGTCTGGAAAGGCTTCTGATTCACTGAAGTTATATTTGAAGGAAGCACATAACGCTCCCGAAACAGCTTGCAGGTCCAGGCAGAAGTTTCTGGAATTCTTCAAGGGTAATCTGGATAAACCCCTCTTTTTGGGAAGAAAAAACCGAAGAATAAGTAACCGGACCATTCAGAGAATTGTAAGAAAATATCTAATATGCGCCGCGAACTTATCCAAGTTGAGCCCTCACGTTTTAAGGCATTCATTTGCAACACATCTATTGGATGCCGGTGCTGACCTCAGAGCTGTGCAGGAATTGCTCGGGCATGTCAATTTGTCAACTACTCAGATCTACACACATATTACAACAGAAAAATTAAGAGAGGTTTATGATCAGGCGCATCCGAGGGCGTTAGATAAATAA
- the topA gene encoding type I DNA topoisomerase has product MSKPLVIVESPAKAKTIMKYLDNNYDVIASVGHIRDLPKKKLGIDIENGFNPEYVNMKDKTKVIKKLKKSALSSEYIMIATDMDREGEAIAWHLSTILDNCGVDIKRIVFNEITQKAIERAVADPGNIDMNKVKAQQARRILDRLVGYLISPVLWKVFYRGLSAGRVQTIGLRLLCERENQIRIFTPVEYWTVEGELMNAQGDSFDTKLVKIDGKKADIKNRKESESAVAAIKAEKVYVNKISKKEKKRNPYPAYITSTMQRDAASRLGFSAKKTMVLAQQLYEGVELGSEGSFGLISYMRTDSTRISDDAYKNGVSYLKKEFAEESIIGKRRHFKKNKSAQDAHEAIRPTDCFKTPGSLSRHLGKNQLALYKLIWQRFLASLSTPAVYQTISADLKAGIYQLRSNGRVLKKKGFLDIMPDRKKEEDVQLPDISEGEVITIKKLEGKQHYTEPPARFSESALIKTLEENGIGRPSTYASILAIIQTRGYASKEKRTLYPTKLGEEVWRILDKLFNDIFEIEFTAGMENKLDEIEMAKTEWQDVIEDYYSHLKIDLEKFEVEKSDAKKLVQEETDEVCEKCGKKLIKKWSRNGQFLACPGYPECKFTKSLDEEDLDRECPRCGGKLKYKNGRFGRFIACSNYPDCKYTEPVKIGVKCPRDDCNGDIIEKRTRRGKIFYGCSNYPKCDFASWDKPVDRECPQCGGSILLEKSTKSKGDFFKCPACKHEVYS; this is encoded by the coding sequence ATGAGCAAGCCGCTTGTAATAGTCGAATCGCCAGCTAAAGCAAAAACTATAATGAAGTACTTGGATAATAATTACGATGTTATAGCTTCTGTAGGGCATATTAGAGATCTTCCGAAGAAGAAGCTGGGTATTGATATCGAAAATGGTTTTAATCCTGAATATGTGAATATGAAGGACAAAACTAAAGTTATTAAAAAGCTCAAAAAGTCGGCCCTATCAAGTGAGTATATAATGATCGCGACTGATATGGACCGCGAAGGGGAGGCTATTGCTTGGCATTTGAGCACTATACTTGATAATTGCGGTGTAGATATAAAGAGAATAGTATTTAACGAGATTACACAAAAAGCAATAGAGAGAGCTGTAGCGGATCCGGGCAATATCGATATGAACAAGGTTAAAGCTCAGCAGGCACGCAGAATATTGGACAGACTTGTTGGATATCTTATCAGTCCAGTTCTGTGGAAGGTTTTTTACAGGGGGTTAAGCGCCGGCAGAGTTCAGACTATTGGTCTCAGGCTATTATGTGAAAGAGAAAATCAAATAAGAATATTCACCCCGGTTGAATATTGGACTGTTGAAGGTGAATTAATGAACGCCCAAGGCGATTCATTTGATACCAAGTTAGTAAAGATAGACGGCAAAAAGGCTGATATAAAGAACAGAAAAGAATCCGAATCCGCGGTCGCGGCTATCAAAGCGGAAAAAGTCTATGTGAATAAAATTTCTAAAAAGGAGAAGAAGAGGAATCCTTATCCAGCCTACATTACAAGCACAATGCAGCGTGACGCCGCTTCAAGGCTGGGTTTTTCAGCCAAGAAAACGATGGTTCTCGCTCAGCAGCTTTACGAAGGTGTGGAGCTGGGCAGCGAAGGCTCATTCGGCCTCATAAGTTATATGAGAACTGACTCTACACGAATAAGTGATGACGCTTATAAAAACGGTGTTTCATACTTAAAAAAGGAATTCGCAGAAGAAAGTATTATCGGAAAGAGAAGGCATTTTAAGAAGAACAAATCGGCTCAAGACGCCCATGAAGCAATAAGACCTACCGATTGTTTCAAAACACCCGGTTCATTATCAAGGCATCTTGGGAAAAATCAACTTGCTCTTTACAAACTGATCTGGCAGCGTTTTTTAGCTTCCCTTTCCACACCCGCGGTCTATCAAACAATTAGCGCCGATCTAAAAGCGGGAATTTATCAGCTGAGGTCAAACGGCAGAGTGCTTAAAAAAAAGGGATTTCTTGATATTATGCCTGACAGAAAGAAAGAGGAAGATGTTCAGCTTCCTGATATTTCCGAGGGGGAAGTAATTACGATAAAAAAACTCGAGGGGAAACAGCACTATACAGAACCGCCGGCAAGATTTTCAGAATCCGCTCTTATTAAAACACTTGAAGAGAACGGAATTGGACGTCCGAGCACATACGCGAGTATTCTGGCTATAATCCAAACCAGGGGATACGCGTCCAAGGAAAAAAGAACACTTTATCCTACTAAACTCGGTGAAGAGGTCTGGAGGATACTCGATAAGCTATTTAATGATATATTCGAAATTGAGTTTACCGCGGGGATGGAAAATAAACTGGACGAAATTGAAATGGCCAAGACAGAATGGCAGGATGTGATAGAGGATTATTACAGCCATTTGAAAATTGATCTTGAAAAATTCGAGGTTGAAAAAAGTGATGCTAAAAAACTGGTTCAGGAGGAGACGGATGAAGTTTGCGAAAAGTGTGGGAAAAAGCTTATAAAGAAGTGGAGTAGAAATGGCCAGTTTCTGGCATGCCCGGGATATCCTGAATGTAAATTTACGAAATCTCTCGACGAGGAGGACCTCGACCGAGAATGCCCCAGGTGCGGCGGAAAGTTAAAATATAAAAATGGTAGGTTTGGCCGTTTTATCGCGTGTTCAAATTATCCCGATTGTAAGTATACAGAACCTGTTAAAATAGGAGTGAAGTGTCCCCGTGATGATTGCAATGGAGATATTATTGAAAAAAGGACGCGCAGGGGAAAGATATTCTACGGATGCAGCAATTATCCAAAATGCGATTTTGCCTCCTGGGATAAACCAGTTGACAGAGAATGTCCTCAGTGCGGAGGCAGCATTCTTCTTGAAAAATCAACAAAAAGTAAGGGCGATTTCTTTAAATGTCCCGCCTGTAAGCATGAAGTTTATTCTTGA
- a CDS encoding DUF494 family protein → MKKDLKKFITSFISEVHKCSDNEDPIDKLEKMGYTEKEINEAIESVFRRNFDIPSVRKFKRVLSESEKLNLSTEAQGYVLQLVDSEAISEPELGILLETISIERSYPATLDDVKRMVRSFSGDLMDNFSKENSPDNIKIN, encoded by the coding sequence ATGAAAAAAGATTTAAAGAAGTTCATCACCTCTTTTATATCAGAGGTTCATAAATGTTCAGATAATGAAGACCCAATAGACAAATTGGAGAAAATGGGCTATACGGAGAAAGAGATCAATGAAGCTATTGAATCAGTTTTCCGGAGAAACTTTGATATTCCGTCAGTCCGTAAGTTCAAAAGAGTTCTGAGTGAATCCGAGAAATTAAATCTTTCTACTGAGGCTCAGGGTTATGTTTTACAGCTTGTCGATTCAGAAGCTATTTCAGAACCTGAACTCGGCATTCTCTTAGAAACTATTTCTATTGAGAGATCTTACCCCGCTACCCTCGATGATGTAAAGAGGATGGTTAGGAGTTTCAGTGGTGATTTGATGGATAATTTCAGTAAAGAGAATTCACCGGATAATATCAAAATTAATTAA